One Janthinobacterium sp. TB1-E2 genomic region harbors:
- a CDS encoding efflux transporter outer membrane subunit — MTMAVLTLPHHAMLAALAATLALAGCASMAPAYAPPPLPVAAQYPETDPAGAHAPDVAWQSYFADPRLQALIAQALASNRDIRIAALRVEEARAAYGIQRAEQFPTIALGASGSRARMPDDLSPTGRAMTSAQYQAGLNVSAWELDFWGRVRSLKDSALQTLLASDEARRAVGVALVAQVANGYLGLRELDERVELARATVDSRAESLRIFTRRFEVGSISKLDLTQVETLLSQALSLSAQLEQARAVQAHALAQLVGGPVDLTPVAEVRRFDDASVLQPLHAGLPSALLTQRPDLIAAEHQLRAAQANIGAARAAFFPTISLTAAYGTASAELNGLFDSGSGAWNLAPRMVLPIFDAGRLRANMDLAEVRRDVAVANYEKSVQGAFREVADALSNRRWLALQVDIGKTTLAAQSERARLAKLRYDNGAAPYLEVLDAQRDLLTVEQQLVQTRRALLSSQVSLYAALGGGAPVASAAASTH; from the coding sequence ATGACCATGGCTGTTCTTACCTTGCCACACCACGCCATGCTGGCCGCACTGGCAGCCACGCTGGCCCTGGCCGGCTGCGCCTCGATGGCGCCGGCGTATGCGCCACCGCCGCTGCCCGTGGCGGCGCAGTATCCGGAAACCGATCCCGCCGGCGCGCATGCGCCCGACGTCGCCTGGCAAAGCTATTTTGCCGATCCACGTCTGCAGGCGCTCATTGCGCAGGCGCTGGCCAGCAACCGCGACATCCGCATCGCTGCCTTGCGCGTGGAAGAGGCGCGCGCCGCGTATGGCATCCAGCGCGCGGAGCAATTTCCCACTATCGCGCTGGGCGCCTCCGGCAGCCGCGCACGCATGCCAGATGACCTGAGTCCGACGGGCCGCGCCATGACGAGCGCGCAGTACCAGGCGGGCTTGAACGTGAGCGCCTGGGAACTCGATTTCTGGGGCAGGGTACGCAGCCTCAAAGACAGCGCGCTGCAAACCCTGCTGGCCAGCGACGAGGCGCGCCGCGCCGTCGGCGTGGCCCTCGTGGCGCAGGTGGCCAATGGCTACCTGGGCTTGCGCGAACTCGATGAGCGCGTGGAACTGGCGCGCGCCACGGTCGACAGCCGCGCCGAATCGCTGCGCATCTTCACCCGCCGTTTTGAAGTGGGGTCGATTTCCAAGCTGGACCTGACGCAGGTGGAAACCCTGCTCAGCCAGGCCCTCTCGCTGTCGGCTCAGCTGGAACAGGCGCGCGCCGTGCAGGCGCACGCGCTGGCCCAGCTGGTGGGCGGCCCCGTCGATCTGACGCCGGTGGCTGAGGTGCGCCGTTTCGACGACGCCAGCGTGCTGCAGCCGCTGCATGCGGGCTTGCCCTCGGCTTTACTCACGCAGCGTCCCGACCTGATCGCGGCCGAACACCAGTTGCGTGCCGCGCAAGCCAATATCGGCGCCGCGCGCGCCGCCTTCTTCCCGACGATTTCACTGACGGCCGCCTACGGCACGGCCAGCGCGGAATTGAACGGTTTGTTCGACTCGGGCAGCGGCGCCTGGAATCTCGCGCCGCGCATGGTGCTGCCGATCTTTGACGCGGGCCGTTTGCGCGCCAATATGGACTTGGCCGAGGTGCGCCGCGACGTGGCCGTGGCCAATTATGAAAAGAGCGTGCAGGGCGCGTTCCGCGAAGTGGCCGACGCGCTGTCGAACCGGCGCTGGCTGGCGCTGCAGGTCGACATCGGCAAGACGACGTTGGCGGCGCAGAGCGAACGGGCGCGCCTGGCCAAGCTGCGCTACGACAATGGCGCCGCACCCTACCTGGAAGTGCTCGATGCGCAGCGCGACTTGCTGACGGTCGAGCAGCAGCTGGTGCAGACGCGCCGCGCGCTGCTCTCGAGCCAGGTCAGCCTGTATGCGGCCCTGGGCGGCGGCGCGCCCGTCGCCTCCGCCGCCGCTTCCACCCACTAA
- a CDS encoding cyanophycinase: MKSSSSLYHTFRAALLFVLALCSVHAVAAPAGSAIGSAPQGTLVIIGGGLRADNAEVWQRIVKLSGGPGARIAVLASAAMNPEKSGENIIKKLNQYGAEAFFVPLAVKLANRDYRKAAEDPAIVTQIKSATGIYFAGGDQGRITQALLRPDGSRTAALEAIWSVYRNGGVIAGSSAGAAIMSTTMFYDAKPVLDMLKMGVTDGREIAPGLGFIGSDVFVDQHLLVRGRFARMIPVMLKKGYHLGLGIDENSAMVVDAMRDVEVIGYSGALLIDLSGAISDRGVKNFNISNAAISYLDRGDKFNLVTRVFTPSPDKADNKLDPNQPDMREPVFTNDILGNNAVLDLMGNLIDNAQQEAIGIAFGNPRDPYPDLGFEFRFSKTVNSVGYSSTEAEAYSVLKLRLDIRPIQLRQPLYRYK, encoded by the coding sequence ATGAAATCATCTTCAAGCCTGTACCACACCTTCCGCGCCGCGCTGCTGTTCGTGCTGGCATTGTGCAGCGTCCATGCCGTGGCGGCGCCGGCCGGCAGCGCCATCGGCAGCGCGCCGCAGGGCACTCTCGTCATCATCGGCGGCGGCCTGCGCGCCGACAATGCCGAAGTCTGGCAACGTATCGTCAAGCTGTCGGGCGGGCCGGGCGCGCGCATCGCCGTGCTGGCGTCGGCCGCGATGAACCCGGAAAAATCCGGTGAAAACATCATCAAGAAACTCAATCAATATGGCGCCGAGGCCTTTTTCGTGCCGCTGGCCGTCAAGCTGGCCAATCGCGATTACCGCAAGGCGGCCGAAGACCCTGCCATCGTCACGCAGATCAAGTCGGCCACCGGCATCTATTTTGCCGGCGGCGACCAGGGGCGCATCACGCAAGCCCTGCTGCGCCCGGACGGCAGCCGCACGGCCGCGCTGGAAGCCATCTGGTCGGTCTACCGCAACGGCGGCGTGATCGCCGGTTCCAGCGCCGGCGCGGCCATCATGAGCACGACCATGTTCTACGATGCCAAACCCGTGCTCGACATGCTCAAGATGGGCGTGACGGATGGCCGCGAGATCGCGCCGGGCCTGGGCTTCATCGGCAGCGACGTGTTCGTCGACCAGCATCTGCTGGTGCGTGGGCGTTTTGCCCGCATGATTCCCGTGATGCTGAAAAAAGGCTATCACCTGGGGCTGGGCATCGATGAAAACAGCGCCATGGTGGTCGACGCCATGCGCGACGTGGAAGTCATCGGCTACAGCGGCGCCCTGCTGATCGACCTGTCGGGCGCCATCAGCGACCGTGGTGTGAAAAATTTCAATATCAGCAACGCGGCCATCAGCTATCTGGACCGTGGCGACAAATTCAATCTTGTCACGCGCGTGTTTACGCCGTCGCCGGACAAGGCCGACAACAAGCTCGATCCGAACCAGCCCGACATGCGCGAACCTGTGTTTACCAACGATATCCTCGGCAATAACGCCGTGCTGGACCTGATGGGCAATTTGATCGACAACGCCCAGCAGGAAGCCATCGGCATCGCCTTCGGCAATCCGCGCGACCCGTACCCGGACCTGGGCTTCGAGTTCCGCTTCAGTAAAACCGTCAACAGCGTCGGCTACAGCTCGACCGAGGCGGAAGCGTACTCGGTGCTGAAGCTGCGCCTCGATATCCGCCCGATCCAGCTGCGCCAGCCCCTGTACCGCTACAAGTAA
- a CDS encoding TetR/AcrR family transcriptional regulator yields the protein MRTIDPDKHAARRDAILSAARHCFAHKGFHQTSTAAICAQAGMSPGNLFHYFPTKQAIIAAIVDQEGSETAAYFAGVQGSADAYGALLDFMDLVLALAADADFAGLALDIAAEAMRDTDIAVRVARNDASLRGGVQTLLEEAAAQGQVDAALAPAQTAGWIAALIDGIFNRVAVDPDYAPLAQRASLHLLLARFLRPALV from the coding sequence ATGCGCACCATCGATCCCGATAAACACGCGGCACGCCGCGACGCCATTCTCTCCGCCGCGCGCCACTGCTTCGCGCACAAGGGCTTTCACCAGACCAGCACCGCCGCCATCTGCGCGCAGGCGGGCATGAGCCCCGGCAACCTGTTTCATTACTTCCCCACCAAGCAAGCGATCATCGCCGCCATCGTCGACCAGGAAGGCAGCGAGACGGCCGCCTATTTCGCGGGCGTGCAAGGCAGTGCCGATGCCTACGGCGCCCTGCTCGACTTCATGGACCTGGTGCTGGCGCTGGCGGCCGACGCGGACTTTGCGGGACTGGCGCTGGACATTGCCGCCGAGGCGATGCGCGATACGGACATCGCGGTCAGGGTGGCGCGCAACGACGCCAGCCTGCGCGGCGGCGTGCAAACCTTGCTGGAAGAGGCGGCCGCGCAGGGCCAGGTCGACGCCGCGCTGGCCCCCGCGCAAACGGCCGGCTGGATCGCCGCGCTGATCGATGGCATCTTCAACCGCGTCGCCGTCGATCCCGATTACGCGCCGCTGGCGCAGCGGGCCAGCCTGCACCTGTTATTGGCGCGCTTCCTGCGCCCTGCCCTGGTATGA
- a CDS encoding TonB-dependent receptor yields the protein MQMKRQDGALPRESVLAQGVRVALGALSVSAALGMLGNGAQAQAQAQEQETEPAPKKMQRVEITGSAIKRLESETALPVQIITRAAIEKAGVTTAAELMARVSANVGGLTDGASINVGGDQRGFNSANLRGVGTSSTLVLLNGRRMANFASPGDDAGVDLNNIPAAALQRVEVLLDGASALYGTDAIGGVINFITRKDYQGVELNVYGSRTDEGGAGKRTASITAGTGDLAADGYNIFAVVDLQKTDGLRSSQRKFIPNLQIPQRLGHLLSNFTSPANIRLSSAQREHLQDNGFLLNGQPITNRQINFGIPNCAPPANLYLPAGTGGVDACTYNYMGDTELYPKTDKQNLLTRGVLKLNNDHQLYAEVALSRSRSHYVGSSARVIGYLDYSKVPQLANAGFDTLLDDDGKQVERELELRMRLNEAGMRTSQLTSESQRYVVGATGTLAGWDYDVGFNHSVNVVKDRDTHGYVLYDKLQTGIAAGDINPFGPSGAKGRALLDSIQVDDEVRHARGVMDSLDFKVSRALMPMGGGDMALAVGGEVRRERTEFRPSALLMSDNISNDAAPEGGRGTSDSRNVQAVYGELLLPLTRQWQAQLSGRYDHYEQVGGALSPKVGLTYMPSKQVLLRASAGKGFRAPSMSDLHRPTVYSSTATLPDPVLCATVDNNYADCAQDWDTRRYSNDKLKPERSRQFSVGLVLEPSRHWTFSADYWNIRRTNLISEIGDDIILGNLAKYGNLVHRNEDNEIDYIELRKENRGAQKAAGIDITADLHGVQTAWGRFGGHLSGTYVLGSKIQTSPGDDFISNLNRFVTDGVVQRWRHTITLDWDSGPYSASLSNTYSSGYRDQNSAINIDDGSVVKPNRVKAYTLWDMSAAYAVSEQFKLRAGIQNLFNTSPPYSNQAYFFLSGYDPSYTDPRGRRFYASANYSFK from the coding sequence ATGCAGATGAAAAGACAGGACGGCGCCTTGCCACGCGAGTCGGTGCTGGCGCAAGGCGTGCGCGTGGCGCTGGGCGCGCTGAGCGTATCGGCGGCGCTGGGCATGCTGGGCAATGGTGCGCAGGCGCAGGCGCAGGCGCAGGAGCAGGAGACAGAACCTGCACCGAAAAAAATGCAGCGCGTGGAGATCACGGGGTCGGCCATCAAGCGCCTGGAATCGGAAACGGCGCTGCCCGTGCAGATCATCACGCGCGCCGCAATCGAAAAGGCAGGCGTGACGACGGCGGCCGAGCTGATGGCGCGCGTGTCGGCCAACGTGGGCGGCCTGACGGACGGCGCCAGCATCAACGTGGGCGGCGACCAGCGCGGCTTCAACAGCGCCAACCTGCGCGGCGTGGGCACTTCGTCGACCCTGGTGCTGCTCAATGGCCGGCGCATGGCCAACTTTGCCTCGCCCGGCGACGATGCGGGCGTGGACCTGAACAACATCCCGGCCGCCGCCCTGCAGCGCGTGGAAGTGCTGCTCGATGGCGCCTCGGCCCTGTACGGCACGGACGCCATCGGCGGCGTCATCAATTTTATTACGCGCAAGGATTACCAGGGCGTGGAGCTGAACGTCTACGGCAGCCGCACCGATGAAGGCGGCGCGGGCAAGCGCACGGCCAGCATCACGGCCGGCACGGGCGACCTGGCTGCGGATGGCTACAATATCTTCGCCGTGGTCGACCTGCAAAAAACGGACGGCTTGCGCTCCTCGCAGCGCAAGTTCATCCCGAACCTGCAGATTCCGCAGCGCCTCGGGCATTTGCTGTCGAACTTTACCAGCCCGGCGAATATCCGCCTGTCCAGCGCCCAGCGCGAGCACCTGCAGGACAACGGCTTCCTGCTCAACGGCCAGCCGATCACCAACCGCCAGATCAATTTTGGCATTCCGAACTGCGCGCCGCCGGCCAATCTGTACCTGCCGGCGGGCACGGGTGGCGTCGATGCCTGTACCTATAACTATATGGGCGACACGGAGCTGTATCCGAAGACGGACAAGCAGAACCTGCTCACGCGCGGCGTGCTGAAATTGAATAACGATCACCAGCTGTATGCGGAAGTGGCGCTGAGCCGCTCGCGCAGCCATTACGTGGGGTCGTCGGCGCGCGTGATCGGCTACCTCGATTACAGCAAGGTGCCGCAGCTGGCCAATGCGGGTTTCGACACGCTGCTCGATGACGATGGCAAGCAGGTGGAGCGCGAACTGGAACTGCGCATGCGGCTGAACGAGGCGGGTATGCGCACCAGCCAGCTGACCAGCGAGAGCCAGCGTTACGTCGTGGGCGCCACCGGCACGCTCGCCGGCTGGGATTACGACGTGGGCTTTAATCACAGCGTCAATGTGGTGAAGGACCGCGATACCCACGGCTACGTCTTGTACGACAAGCTGCAGACAGGGATCGCCGCCGGCGACATCAATCCCTTCGGGCCTTCCGGCGCGAAAGGCCGGGCGCTGCTCGACAGCATCCAGGTCGACGACGAGGTGCGCCATGCGCGCGGCGTCATGGACTCGCTCGATTTCAAGGTGTCGCGCGCCTTGATGCCCATGGGCGGCGGCGACATGGCGCTGGCCGTGGGCGGCGAAGTGCGGCGCGAACGCACCGAGTTCCGTCCATCGGCGCTGCTCATGAGCGACAACATCAGCAACGATGCGGCGCCGGAAGGCGGCAGGGGTACCAGCGACAGCCGCAATGTACAAGCCGTCTATGGCGAATTGCTGCTGCCGTTGACCAGGCAATGGCAGGCGCAGTTGTCAGGCCGCTACGACCATTACGAGCAGGTGGGCGGCGCCCTCAGTCCCAAGGTCGGTCTGACCTACATGCCCAGCAAGCAGGTGCTGCTGCGCGCTTCGGCCGGCAAGGGCTTCCGCGCGCCGTCGATGTCGGACTTGCACCGTCCCACCGTCTACAGCAGTACGGCGACCCTGCCCGATCCCGTGCTGTGCGCCACCGTGGACAACAATTATGCCGATTGCGCGCAAGACTGGGATACGCGCCGCTACAGCAACGACAAACTGAAACCGGAACGCAGCCGCCAGTTCTCGGTGGGCCTGGTGCTCGAACCGAGCCGGCACTGGACCTTCAGTGCCGATTACTGGAACATCAGGCGCACGAACCTGATCAGCGAAATCGGCGACGACATCATCCTGGGCAACCTGGCCAAGTACGGCAACCTCGTGCACCGCAACGAGGACAATGAAATCGACTATATCGAGCTGCGCAAGGAAAACCGCGGTGCGCAAAAAGCTGCTGGCATCGATATCACGGCAGACCTGCATGGCGTGCAAACGGCGTGGGGACGCTTTGGCGGCCACCTGAGCGGCACGTATGTGCTGGGCTCAAAAATCCAGACCAGTCCCGGCGACGATTTCATCAGCAATCTCAATCGCTTCGTCACGGACGGCGTGGTGCAGCGCTGGCGCCACACGATCACACTCGATTGGGATAGCGGCCCGTATTCGGCCAGCCTGTCGAACACGTATTCGAGCGGCTACCGGGATCAGAACTCGGCCATCAACATCGATGACGGCAGCGTGGTCAAGCCGAACCGGGTGAAGGCGTACACCTTGTGGGACATGTCGGCGGCCTATGCGGTGAGCGAGCAGTTCAAGCTGCGCGCGGGCATACAGAATCTGTTCAATACCAGTCCGCCATACTCGAACCAGGCCTATTTTTTCCTGTCCGGCTATGATCCCAGCTACACGGACCCGCGCGGCCGGCGCTTCTATGCGAGCGCCAATTACAGCTTCAAGTAA
- a CDS encoding DUF418 domain-containing protein — MSRSPSTPPARIADVDALRGCALFGILVVNIGAFATPWFGLGLTDPAFHGGVDRATHFLVALLFETKFYLLFSFLFGYSFTLQLQAAARADAPFVPRMLRRQAGLWLIGALHAVFLFHGDILTTYALLGIMLLALHRCGERQALSLALVLVAVCVAFWAGMAWLQSLQPPGDAAQLAVAMAQKAASALAAYRATPAAVIHQHLRELNDIWLVLLLVQAPCALAMFLCGLAAGKREMLLHASDYLPLRGRLLRAGTLAGLPGAAFYAWTSVYGDSQAWQVAGLAVGLATAPLLAGAYLALALSLFERLRDGTLFALLGDTGRMALSNYLLQSAICAVLFLAYGARLMGSVSPLGTLALAAIIFCAQLPLSRWWLRGHAYGPVEWLLRALTVAAWPRWRR; from the coding sequence ATGAGCCGCTCACCGAGTACGCCGCCCGCGCGCATCGCCGACGTCGACGCCCTGCGCGGCTGCGCCCTGTTCGGCATTTTGGTCGTCAATATCGGCGCCTTCGCCACGCCCTGGTTCGGCCTGGGCCTGACCGATCCCGCCTTTCACGGCGGCGTGGACCGCGCCACGCACTTCCTCGTCGCCCTGCTGTTCGAAACCAAGTTCTACCTGCTGTTTTCTTTTTTGTTCGGCTACAGCTTCACCCTGCAGTTGCAGGCGGCCGCGCGCGCCGATGCGCCATTCGTGCCGCGCATGCTGCGCCGGCAAGCGGGCCTGTGGCTGATCGGCGCCCTGCACGCCGTGTTCCTGTTTCATGGCGACATACTGACCACCTACGCTCTGCTGGGCATCATGCTGCTGGCGCTGCACCGCTGCGGCGAACGCCAGGCACTGTCCCTGGCGCTGGTGCTCGTCGCCGTCTGCGTCGCATTCTGGGCAGGCATGGCCTGGCTGCAAAGCCTGCAGCCGCCGGGCGACGCCGCGCAGCTGGCCGTGGCGATGGCGCAAAAGGCGGCAAGCGCGCTGGCCGCCTACCGCGCCACGCCAGCCGCCGTCATCCATCAGCACCTGCGCGAACTCAATGACATCTGGCTCGTCCTGCTGCTGGTGCAGGCCCCGTGTGCGCTGGCCATGTTCCTGTGCGGCCTGGCCGCCGGCAAGCGCGAGATGCTGCTGCATGCGAGCGACTATCTGCCGCTGCGCGGCCGCCTGCTGCGGGCCGGCACGCTGGCGGGATTGCCCGGCGCCGCCTTCTATGCGTGGACCTCCGTGTATGGTGACAGCCAGGCATGGCAGGTGGCGGGACTGGCCGTGGGACTGGCCACCGCTCCGCTGCTGGCGGGCGCCTACCTGGCATTAGCCCTATCTCTGTTCGAGCGTCTGCGCGACGGCACGCTGTTTGCGCTGCTGGGCGATACAGGCCGCATGGCCCTGTCGAACTACCTGCTGCAGTCGGCCATCTGCGCCGTGCTGTTCCTCGCGTATGGCGCGCGGCTGATGGGCAGCGTCTCGCCGCTGGGCACCCTGGCGCTGGCCGCCATCATCTTTTGCGCGCAGCTGCCATTGAGCCGCTGGTGGCTGCGCGGCCACGCTTATGGCCCTGTCGAGTGGCTGCTGCGGGCCCTGACGGTCGCCGCGTGGCCGCGCTGGCGGCGCTAA
- the fabI gene encoding enoyl-ACP reductase FabI, translating to MTAPLQQLSLQGKRGLVVGIANAQSIAWGCANALRAAGAELAVTWLNDKARTHVEPLAQQVQASIMAPLDVAVPGQLEALFAQIERQWGRIDFVVHSIAYAPKHDLHGRVTDSSADGFAQAMDVSCHSFMRMAKLAEPLMPDGGSLMTMSYLGAEEVIADYGLMGPVKAALEASVRYLAAELGPQGIRVNAISPGPLETRAASGIAHFDRLMADAIERSPMRRLATIEDVGALCAFLAGGGARAITGGTLYVDGGYNILN from the coding sequence ATGACGGCCCCCTTGCAGCAGCTGTCTTTGCAGGGCAAGCGGGGGCTGGTGGTGGGCATCGCCAATGCGCAAAGCATCGCCTGGGGCTGTGCCAACGCCCTGCGCGCGGCCGGCGCGGAACTGGCCGTCACCTGGCTCAATGACAAGGCGAGAACGCACGTGGAACCGCTGGCGCAGCAAGTGCAGGCGTCGATCATGGCGCCGCTCGACGTGGCCGTGCCGGGGCAATTGGAGGCGCTGTTCGCGCAGATCGAACGGCAGTGGGGGCGCATCGACTTCGTCGTCCATTCCATCGCCTATGCGCCGAAACACGATTTGCATGGCCGCGTGACGGACAGCTCCGCCGACGGCTTTGCGCAGGCGATGGATGTCTCCTGCCACTCCTTCATGCGCATGGCGAAACTGGCCGAACCGCTGATGCCGGACGGCGGCAGCTTGATGACCATGAGTTATCTGGGCGCCGAGGAAGTCATCGCCGACTACGGCCTGATGGGGCCCGTGAAGGCGGCGCTGGAAGCGTCCGTGCGTTACCTGGCCGCCGAACTGGGCCCGCAAGGCATCAGAGTCAACGCCATTTCGCCGGGGCCACTGGAAACGCGGGCCGCTTCCGGCATCGCCCATTTCGACCGCCTGATGGCCGACGCCATCGAACGTTCGCCCATGCGCCGCCTAGCCACCATCGAGGACGTGGGCGCGCTGTGCGCCTTCCTCGCCGGCGGCGGCGCGCGCGCCATCACGGGCGGCACCCTGTACGTCGATGGCGGCTACAACATTCTGAATTGA
- a CDS encoding HlyD family secretion protein encodes MNAQLKKKLIPAALVVAVLVLGYVAWQKMRPTGPGEGFVSGNGRIEATEIDVATKLAGRVKEILVREGDFVKAGQPLATMQVDSLAAQRDEARARQQQASDAVVGAQAQVAVRESDKAAALAMVAQRESELDAAKRRLARSETLSKEGASSVQELDDDRARVRSVAAALNAARAQVTAAQAAIDAAKAQVVGSRSAVVAAEATTARIDADLADGQLAAPRDGRVQYLVAQQGEVLAGGGKVLNLVDLSDVYMTFFLPETAAGKVALGGEVRIILDAAPQYVIPATISFVAASAQFTPKTVETASERQKLMFRVKAQISRELLQKHLALVKVGLPGVAWVRLDGKQAWPAELTAKVPQ; translated from the coding sequence ATGAATGCTCAATTGAAGAAAAAACTCATCCCCGCGGCGCTCGTCGTGGCCGTTCTCGTGCTCGGCTATGTGGCCTGGCAAAAAATGCGTCCCACCGGTCCTGGCGAAGGTTTTGTCAGCGGCAATGGCCGCATCGAGGCGACGGAAATCGATGTCGCCACCAAGCTGGCCGGCCGGGTCAAGGAGATCCTCGTGCGCGAAGGCGACTTCGTCAAGGCCGGCCAGCCGCTGGCAACCATGCAGGTGGACTCGCTGGCGGCCCAGCGCGACGAGGCGCGCGCGCGCCAGCAGCAGGCATCCGATGCGGTGGTCGGCGCGCAGGCGCAGGTGGCCGTGCGCGAGAGCGACAAGGCGGCCGCGCTGGCCATGGTGGCGCAGCGCGAAAGCGAACTCGATGCGGCCAAGCGCCGCCTGGCCCGCTCCGAAACCCTGTCGAAAGAAGGCGCTTCCTCGGTGCAGGAACTCGACGACGACCGCGCCCGCGTGCGCAGCGTGGCCGCCGCCCTGAATGCGGCCAGGGCGCAGGTGACGGCGGCGCAGGCGGCCATCGACGCGGCCAAGGCGCAGGTGGTCGGTTCGCGTTCCGCCGTCGTGGCGGCCGAGGCGACGACGGCGCGCATCGACGCCGACCTGGCCGATGGCCAGCTGGCGGCGCCGCGCGACGGCCGCGTGCAATACCTGGTGGCGCAGCAGGGCGAAGTGCTGGCCGGCGGCGGCAAGGTGCTCAACCTGGTCGACCTGTCCGACGTCTACATGACCTTCTTCCTGCCCGAGACGGCGGCCGGCAAGGTGGCGCTGGGCGGCGAAGTACGCATCATCCTCGACGCGGCGCCCCAGTACGTGATTCCCGCGACGATCTCGTTCGTCGCCGCCAGCGCGCAGTTCACGCCGAAGACCGTGGAAACGGCCAGCGAACGCCAGAAACTGATGTTCCGCGTGAAAGCGCAGATCAGCCGCGAGCTGCTGCAAAAGCATCTGGCGCTGGTGAAAGTGGGCTTGCCTGGCGTGGCCTGGGTGCGTCTCGACGGGAAGCAGGCCTGGCCCGCTGAACTGACGGCGAAGGTTCCGCAGTGA
- a CDS encoding IgA Peptidase M64 — protein MQQTPIRSFLCALALAAGIAPAAQAASAAQPATMRLDYQHSGNALGEHYAVERVLVEPLPWAGNLARPIDDSNRGNNMLEVVDIKSGKVLYSRGFSTIFGEWASTDEAKTTTRAFQESVRFPQPEQPVRVRILKRDERGLFSIVWSTDVDPAAQDVIRKQPPAPVKPIPIRISGPSSDKVDLLIMGDGYTAAEMGKFEATARKLAEHLFTVSPFRERANDFNVWAMAAPTPESGVSRPSTGVHHASPLGTRYDIFGSERYVLTADNRALRDLAQYAPYEFIEILVNNDTYGGGGIFGQFSTAAANSDWANYLFVHEFGHHFAGLADEYYTSPVAYQSNGERQEPWEPNATALRDPARLKWKNHVKAGTPLPTPWPKEAYDSHAREYQKQRAALRAANRPESEMSGLFKADLAYTQQLFSKAPQRHAVGAFEGAHYESSGYYRPEMQCIMFDRSETFCSVCQDGISTIIDLYSRPASAPVK, from the coding sequence ATGCAGCAGACCCCGATTCGATCCTTCCTCTGCGCGCTGGCGCTGGCCGCCGGCATCGCCCCTGCCGCGCAAGCGGCCAGTGCCGCCCAGCCGGCCACCATGCGCCTCGATTACCAGCACAGCGGCAATGCGCTGGGCGAGCATTATGCGGTCGAGCGCGTGCTGGTCGAGCCCCTGCCATGGGCGGGCAACCTGGCGCGCCCCATCGATGACAGCAACCGCGGCAACAATATGCTGGAAGTGGTCGACATCAAGTCAGGCAAGGTGCTGTATTCGCGCGGTTTTTCCACCATCTTCGGCGAATGGGCCAGCACGGATGAAGCGAAAACCACCACGCGCGCGTTCCAGGAATCTGTGCGCTTCCCGCAGCCCGAGCAGCCCGTGCGCGTGCGCATTCTCAAGCGCGACGAGCGCGGCCTGTTTTCCATTGTGTGGAGCACGGACGTCGATCCGGCCGCGCAGGACGTGATACGCAAGCAGCCGCCGGCGCCCGTCAAGCCGATACCGATCCGCATCAGCGGTCCATCGTCCGACAAGGTCGACCTCTTGATCATGGGCGATGGCTATACGGCGGCCGAAATGGGCAAGTTCGAAGCGACGGCGCGCAAATTGGCCGAGCATCTTTTCACGGTGTCGCCGTTCCGCGAGCGGGCCAATGACTTCAATGTGTGGGCCATGGCCGCGCCGACGCCGGAGTCGGGCGTGTCGCGTCCATCGACGGGCGTGCATCATGCGTCGCCCTTGGGCACGCGCTACGACATCTTCGGCAGCGAGCGTTATGTACTGACGGCGGACAACCGCGCATTGCGCGACCTGGCGCAGTACGCGCCGTATGAATTCATCGAAATCCTCGTCAATAACGATACCTACGGCGGTGGCGGCATCTTCGGCCAGTTCAGCACGGCGGCGGCCAACAGCGACTGGGCCAATTACCTGTTCGTGCACGAATTCGGCCACCATTTCGCCGGCCTGGCCGACGAGTACTACACTTCTCCCGTGGCCTATCAGTCGAATGGCGAACGCCAGGAACCGTGGGAGCCGAACGCCACGGCGCTGCGCGATCCGGCCAGGCTGAAATGGAAGAACCACGTGAAGGCGGGCACGCCGCTGCCGACGCCATGGCCGAAGGAGGCGTACGACAGCCATGCGCGCGAATACCAGAAGCAGCGCGCGGCTTTGCGCGCGGCCAACCGCCCGGAAAGTGAAATGAGCGGCTTGTTCAAGGCCGACCTGGCGTACACGCAGCAGCTTTTCTCGAAAGCGCCGCAGCGCCATGCGGTGGGCGCCTTCGAAGGCGCGCACTACGAGTCGTCCGGCTATTACCGGCCCGAGATGCAGTGCATCATGTTCGACCGCAGCGAGACGTTCTGCTCCGTATGCCAGGATGGCATCAGCACCATCATCGACCTGTATTCGCGTCCTGCATCGGCGCCGGTCAAATAA